From a region of the Triticum aestivum cultivar Chinese Spring chromosome 7D, IWGSC CS RefSeq v2.1, whole genome shotgun sequence genome:
- the LOC123171523 gene encoding lecithin-cholesterol acyltransferase-like 1 encodes MAFQRLLPLVVLLCLLVAPPSSAVPSLHPVVLVPGNTCSQLDARLTDEYEPPPASGCGVPRQRRGWFRLWENFTALQEDPSLFRCYVDQLRLVYDPRAGDCRNVPGVKTRVVAFGTTRSFGSDDPARKNVCMEALVEALERVGYREGENLFGAPYDFRHAPAAPGLASRAFSDWSSSLRLLVERASQRNGNKPVVLVTHSLGGLFATVFLDRTPLRWRRRYVKHLVMLCLGVGGSPLNMWPLASKALAANPTSLQASVLTYGNRSFASMFSLLPSPRVYGRTPLVITRDRNYSADDMAEYLLAAGFSEDEVARYRRTALPVMLNLRAPLVPMTAINGIGVPTVDQLVFWDGNFSGKPRLVNGDGDGQINLETVLALQRLVRADPDQPYFRSILIPNTTHKGMISDESALKRVIGEILGASSS; translated from the exons ATGGCGTTCCAGCGTCTCTTGCCCCTTGTAGTCCTGCTCTGCTTGTTGGTGGCTCCACCATCATCAGCTGTGCCCAGCCTCCACCCTGTGGTGCTGGTGCCGGGCAACACCTGCAGCCAGCTGGACGCACGGCTCACCGACGAGTACGAACCTCCACCGGCGTCGGGCTGCGGGGTCCCAAGGCAACGGCGCGGGTGGTTCCGGCTGTGGGAGAACTTCACGGCGCTGCAGGAGGACCCCTCCCTCTTCCGGTGCTACGTGGACCAGCTGCGGCTTGTCTACGACCCCCGCGCCGGCGACTGCCGTAACGTGCCGGGCGTCAAGACCCGCGTCGTGGCCTTCGGCACCACCCGCAGCTTCGGCTCCGACGACCCGGCCCGAAA GAATGTGTGCATGGAAGCGCTGGTGGAGGCACTGGAACGCGTGGGATACAGAGAGGGAGAGAACCTATTCGGCGCCCCGTATGACTTCCGGCACGCGCCGGCCGCTCCCGGACTGGCTTCCCGGGCCTTCTCCGACTGGAGCTCCAGCCTCAGGCTCCTGGTGGAGCGCGCAAGCCAGAGGAACGGGAACAAGCCGGTCGTCCTCGTGACGCACAGCCTGGGCGGCCTCTTCGCCACGGTGTTCCTCGACCGGACACCCCTGCGGTGGCGCAGGAGGTACGTCAAGCACCTCGTCATGCTCTGCCTCGGCGTCGGCGGCTCGCCGCTCAACATGTGGCCCCTCGCCTCCAAGGCGCTGGCCGCCAACCCCACGTCGCTGCAGGCCAGCGTGCTGACCTACGGGAACAGGAGCTTCGCGAGCATGTTCTCGCTCCTGCCGTCCCCCAGGGTGTACGGCCGCACGCCCCTGGTGATCACGCGGGACAGGAACTACTCCGCCGACGACATGGCAGAGTACCTCTTGGCAGCAGGTTTCTCCGAGGACGAGGTGGCGCGGTACCGAAGGACGGCGCTGCCGGTGATGCTCAACCTTCGGGCGCCGCTCGTGCCGATGACGGCCATCAATGGTATTGGCGTGCCCACTGTGGATCAGCTGGTGTTCTGGGACGGTAACTTCAGTGGGAAGCCTCGGTTGGTGAACGGCGATGGCGATGGCCAGATCAACTTGGAGACCGTCTTGGCGTTGCAAAGGTTGGTAAGGGCTGATCCGGACCAGCCTTACTTCAGGTCAATTCTGATCCCCAACACGACGCACAAGGGTATGATCTCGGACGAATCTGCGCTCAAGCGTGTCATCGGTGAAATCCTTGGAGCCTCCTCTTCATAG